The following proteins are co-located in the Malus sylvestris chromosome 13, drMalSylv7.2, whole genome shotgun sequence genome:
- the LOC126596273 gene encoding calmodulin-binding protein 60 B isoform X1 — MRQTRLMERTNSMREKRQMEGGEEEQPERKRPALASVIIEALKVDSLQKLCSSLEPILRRVVSEEVERALAKLGPTRVNGRSSPKRIEGPNGQNLQLEFKSNLALPIFTGGKVEGEQGAAIHVVLVDANTGRVVTSGAESSVKLDIVVLEGDFNNEDDEGWTQEEFDSHVVKEREGKRPLLTGDLQVTLKEGVGTLGDLTFTDNSSWIRSRKFRLGLKVALGFCEGMRIREAKTEAFTVKDHRGELYKKHYPPALNDEVWRLEKIGKDGAFHKRLSKAGIFTVEEFLQLVVRDSQKLRNILGSGMSNKMWDALLEHAKTCVLSGKLYVYYPEDTRNVGVVFNNIYQLSGLITGEQFHSADDLSDSQKVYVDGLVKKAYDNWEQVIQYDGKSLLNFKQIKRSAAPRTEIQMGPISYSEASDQLQLHRLPNSVHSEQPPLDPLPIGGYNDGLSTRYLTQPLVNSNSHTQFDGAGFTLDDQLISNSHQAQSTRNDPNTVGLALGPPQSSTSGLQTINSAQTSTLNPIDDWTTNRDFISEEEIRIRSHEMLENEDMQHLLRIFSMGGGHGSIDVPDDGFSFPSYMPSPMPNYEEDRTRPGKAVVGWLKIKAAMRWGFFVRKKAAERRAQIVEIEDE, encoded by the exons TGTAATTATAGAAGCTCTCAAGGTGGACAGTCTGCAGAAGCTATGCTCGTCATTGGAACCTATTCTTCGCAGAGTT GTAAGCGAAGAAGTGGAGCGTGCTTTGGCTAAGTTAGGCCCTACGAGAGTTAATGGaag GTCTTCTCCAAAACGAATTGAAGGTCCAAATGGGCAAAACTTGCAACTAGAGTTTAAGTCCAATTTGGCTCTTCCGATATTCACAGGAGGGAAAGTTGAAGGCGAGCAGGGTGCTGCAATTCATGTTGTTTTAGTTGATGCAAACACTGGCCGAGTTGTGACTTCTGGGGCTGAATCCTCTGTAAAACTAGATATTGTTGTGCTTGAAGGTGATTTCAACAATGAAGATGATGAAGGCTGGACTCAAGAAGAATTTGATAGCCATGTGGTGAAAGAGCGTGAAGGAAAGAGACCTCTATTGACTGGGGACCTGCAAGTGACCCTCAAAGAAGGGGTAGGAACTCTAGGGGATCTGACCTTCACAGACAACTCAAGTTGGATACGAAGCAGGAAGTTCAGACTTGGATTGAAAGTAGCTTTGGGGTTTTGTGAGGGCATGCGCATACGAGAAGCTAAAACAGAAGCTTTTACTGTTAAGGATCACAGAGGGGAAT TGTACAAGAAACACTACCCACCAGCATTAAATGATGAAGTATGGAGATTGGAGAAGATTGGTAAGGATGGGGCATTCCATAAGAGGTTAAGCAAAGCAGGAATATTCACAGTTGAAGAGTTTCTTCAGCTTGTGGTCCGAGATTCTCAAAAATTACGGAAT ATCCTTGGAAGCGGAATGTCAAATAAGATGTGGGATGCTCTTTTAGAACATGCAAAGACTTGTGTCTTGAGCGGGAAGCTTTATGTTTATTATCCTGAAGATACAAGAAATGTTGGTGTTGTTTTTAACAACATCTATCAGCTGAGTGGCCTCATCACCGGGGAGCAGTTTCACTCTGCTGATGATCTTTCTGACAGCCAGAAG GTCTATGTAGATGGGCTGGTGAAGAAAGCATATGACAACTGGGAGCAAGTTATTCAGTATGATGGCAAGTCACTTCTAAATTTCAAACAGATTAAGAGGTCGGCTGCACCCCGAACTGAAATTCAAATGGGCCCAATCAGTTACTCTGAAGCTTCAGATCAACTGCAACTACATCGCCTGCCAAATTCAGTTCACTCAGAGCAGCCTCCATTGGATCCGCTACCAATCGGAG GTTATAATGACGGTCTATCAACAAGATACTTGACCCAGCCACTCGTAAATTCCAATTCTCATACCCAGTTTGATGGCGCCGGATTTACACTGGATGACCAATTGATCAGCAATTCTCATCAGGCACAAAGCACAAGAAATGACCCCAATACTGTTGGTTTGGCTCTTGGTCCTCCACAATCATCCACATCAGGATTACAGACTATCAATTCTGCTCAGACATCCACTCTTAATCCTATAGATGACTGGACAACCAACCGAGATTTTATTTCAGAGGAAGAGATTCGTATTAGAAGTCATGAGATGCTCGAAAATGAGGATATGCAGCACTTGCTCAGAATCTTCAGTATGGGAGGAGGCCATGGCTCAATTGATGTGCCCGATGATGGGTTTTCATTCCCCTCATATATGCCATCACCAATGCCCAACTATGAGGAAGATCGCACCCGTCCTGGAAAAGCTGTTGTGGGGTGGCTCAAAATTAAGGCAGCAATGAGATGGGGTttttttgtgaggaagaaagctGCTGAGAGAAGGGCACAGATTGTGGAGATAGAGGATGAATAG
- the LOC126596273 gene encoding calmodulin-binding protein 60 B isoform X2, whose translation MRQTRLMERTNSMREKRQMEGGEEEQPERKRPALASVIIEALKVDSLQKLCSSLEPILRRVVSEEVERALAKLGPTRVNGRSSPKRIEGPNGQNLQLEFKSNLALPIFTGGDFNNEDDEGWTQEEFDSHVVKEREGKRPLLTGDLQVTLKEGVGTLGDLTFTDNSSWIRSRKFRLGLKVALGFCEGMRIREAKTEAFTVKDHRGELYKKHYPPALNDEVWRLEKIGKDGAFHKRLSKAGIFTVEEFLQLVVRDSQKLRNILGSGMSNKMWDALLEHAKTCVLSGKLYVYYPEDTRNVGVVFNNIYQLSGLITGEQFHSADDLSDSQKVYVDGLVKKAYDNWEQVIQYDGKSLLNFKQIKRSAAPRTEIQMGPISYSEASDQLQLHRLPNSVHSEQPPLDPLPIGGYNDGLSTRYLTQPLVNSNSHTQFDGAGFTLDDQLISNSHQAQSTRNDPNTVGLALGPPQSSTSGLQTINSAQTSTLNPIDDWTTNRDFISEEEIRIRSHEMLENEDMQHLLRIFSMGGGHGSIDVPDDGFSFPSYMPSPMPNYEEDRTRPGKAVVGWLKIKAAMRWGFFVRKKAAERRAQIVEIEDE comes from the exons TGTAATTATAGAAGCTCTCAAGGTGGACAGTCTGCAGAAGCTATGCTCGTCATTGGAACCTATTCTTCGCAGAGTT GTAAGCGAAGAAGTGGAGCGTGCTTTGGCTAAGTTAGGCCCTACGAGAGTTAATGGaag GTCTTCTCCAAAACGAATTGAAGGTCCAAATGGGCAAAACTTGCAACTAGAGTTTAAGTCCAATTTGGCTCTTCCGATATTCACAGG AGGTGATTTCAACAATGAAGATGATGAAGGCTGGACTCAAGAAGAATTTGATAGCCATGTGGTGAAAGAGCGTGAAGGAAAGAGACCTCTATTGACTGGGGACCTGCAAGTGACCCTCAAAGAAGGGGTAGGAACTCTAGGGGATCTGACCTTCACAGACAACTCAAGTTGGATACGAAGCAGGAAGTTCAGACTTGGATTGAAAGTAGCTTTGGGGTTTTGTGAGGGCATGCGCATACGAGAAGCTAAAACAGAAGCTTTTACTGTTAAGGATCACAGAGGGGAAT TGTACAAGAAACACTACCCACCAGCATTAAATGATGAAGTATGGAGATTGGAGAAGATTGGTAAGGATGGGGCATTCCATAAGAGGTTAAGCAAAGCAGGAATATTCACAGTTGAAGAGTTTCTTCAGCTTGTGGTCCGAGATTCTCAAAAATTACGGAAT ATCCTTGGAAGCGGAATGTCAAATAAGATGTGGGATGCTCTTTTAGAACATGCAAAGACTTGTGTCTTGAGCGGGAAGCTTTATGTTTATTATCCTGAAGATACAAGAAATGTTGGTGTTGTTTTTAACAACATCTATCAGCTGAGTGGCCTCATCACCGGGGAGCAGTTTCACTCTGCTGATGATCTTTCTGACAGCCAGAAG GTCTATGTAGATGGGCTGGTGAAGAAAGCATATGACAACTGGGAGCAAGTTATTCAGTATGATGGCAAGTCACTTCTAAATTTCAAACAGATTAAGAGGTCGGCTGCACCCCGAACTGAAATTCAAATGGGCCCAATCAGTTACTCTGAAGCTTCAGATCAACTGCAACTACATCGCCTGCCAAATTCAGTTCACTCAGAGCAGCCTCCATTGGATCCGCTACCAATCGGAG GTTATAATGACGGTCTATCAACAAGATACTTGACCCAGCCACTCGTAAATTCCAATTCTCATACCCAGTTTGATGGCGCCGGATTTACACTGGATGACCAATTGATCAGCAATTCTCATCAGGCACAAAGCACAAGAAATGACCCCAATACTGTTGGTTTGGCTCTTGGTCCTCCACAATCATCCACATCAGGATTACAGACTATCAATTCTGCTCAGACATCCACTCTTAATCCTATAGATGACTGGACAACCAACCGAGATTTTATTTCAGAGGAAGAGATTCGTATTAGAAGTCATGAGATGCTCGAAAATGAGGATATGCAGCACTTGCTCAGAATCTTCAGTATGGGAGGAGGCCATGGCTCAATTGATGTGCCCGATGATGGGTTTTCATTCCCCTCATATATGCCATCACCAATGCCCAACTATGAGGAAGATCGCACCCGTCCTGGAAAAGCTGTTGTGGGGTGGCTCAAAATTAAGGCAGCAATGAGATGGGGTttttttgtgaggaagaaagctGCTGAGAGAAGGGCACAGATTGTGGAGATAGAGGATGAATAG